The Bacteroidales bacterium genome includes a region encoding these proteins:
- the mnmD gene encoding tRNA (5-methylaminomethyl-2-thiouridine)(34)-methyltransferase MnmD, which translates to MNVELEITEDGSHTLSVPGLKEHYHSVHGAISESQHIFINAGLKHVPENKKTISILEIGFGTGLNALLTFLETSGKKINCNYTSIELYPLDEKIFTSLNYPSLLGIEENIFLQLHRCKWNEEIKISEYFSLNKKNISADKIDEASSFFDLVYFDAFAPDIQPEMWTEEIFRKLFECMKTGAVLATYSTKGNVKRILKGVGFAIEKLPGPKGKREILRAVKK; encoded by the coding sequence ATGAATGTAGAACTTGAAATTACAGAAGATGGCTCGCACACCCTTTCCGTTCCCGGTTTGAAAGAGCATTATCATTCTGTTCATGGAGCTATTTCCGAATCACAGCATATTTTTATCAATGCAGGATTAAAACATGTTCCCGAAAACAAAAAAACTATTTCAATCCTTGAAATAGGCTTTGGAACCGGGCTTAACGCGTTACTTACTTTTCTCGAAACATCCGGTAAAAAAATCAATTGCAATTATACAAGTATAGAATTATACCCTCTTGACGAAAAAATATTCACTTCTTTGAATTACCCGTCATTACTGGGTATTGAGGAAAATATTTTTTTACAACTTCATCGATGTAAATGGAATGAAGAAATTAAAATCTCAGAATATTTTTCTCTGAATAAAAAAAATATTTCAGCCGATAAAATAGATGAAGCTTCTTCATTTTTTGATTTGGTTTATTTTGATGCCTTTGCACCCGACATACAGCCAGAAATGTGGACGGAAGAAATTTTCAGGAAATTATTTGAATGTATGAAAACTGGTGCTGTACTTGCAACGTACTCTACGAAAGGAAATGTGAAAAGAATTTTAAAAGGTGTTGGTTTTGCAATAGAAAAACTTCCTGGTCCCAAAGGGAAAAGAGAAATTTTAAGAGCAGTGAAAAAATAA
- the tnpA gene encoding IS200/IS605 family transposase: MSNTYTQIHIQCVFAVKFRDAVINNLFKERLHKYIIAIINNNGHKTLAINSMPDHMHIFFGMRSNQSLSELMQLVKGDSSEWINKQKLVLGKFRWQEGYGAFSYSKSHTDAVVKYVLNQEEHHRKKTFLEEYKEMLKKFEIDYDEKYIFKELE, encoded by the coding sequence ATGTCAAACACTTATACACAGATTCATATTCAATGCGTTTTTGCTGTGAAATTCAGAGATGCTGTAATAAATAATTTATTTAAAGAACGATTGCATAAGTATATCATTGCCATTATAAATAATAATGGACACAAGACACTTGCAATTAACAGCATGCCTGACCATATGCATATATTTTTTGGAATGCGGTCCAATCAATCATTATCCGAATTGATGCAGTTAGTAAAAGGCGATTCATCGGAATGGATAAATAAACAAAAATTAGTTTTAGGAAAGTTCCGTTGGCAAGAAGGATATGGAGCATTTTCATATTCAAAATCACATACTGATGCTGTAGTTAAATATGTTTTAAACCAGGAGGAACATCACAGAAAAAAAACATTTTTAGAGGAATATAAAGAAATGTTGAAAAAATTTGAAATTGATTATGACGAGAAGTATATATTCAAAGAACTGGAATAA